A genome region from Nocardioides cynanchi includes the following:
- a CDS encoding CpaF family protein → MNDPSRVFVARRGRHELTNLMLSGAQVGELVERMLKSSGRRIDISRPFVDAMLPQGHRLHVVLEGISRGWSAVNIRKFVLTATRLHELVELGTLTPPAAAFLDASVRAGLNILVAGATQAGKTTLLNCLAAAIPGGDRVISAEEVFELRFPHPDWVAMQTRQSGLEGTGEIRLRDLVKESLRMRPSRIIVGEVRAEECLDLLLALNAGIPGMCTLHANSAREALVKMCTLPLLAGENISARFVVPTVAASVDLVVHLGIDQHGVRRVSEIVGVPGRVENDVIETESLFERGHGGELRRSGGMPPRLGHYQRVGVDIHAVLNGAL, encoded by the coding sequence ATCAACGATCCGAGCCGGGTCTTCGTGGCCCGCCGTGGCCGGCACGAGCTGACCAACCTGATGCTCAGCGGGGCGCAGGTGGGCGAGCTGGTCGAGCGGATGCTGAAGTCCAGCGGCCGGCGGATCGACATCAGCCGCCCGTTCGTCGACGCGATGCTGCCGCAGGGCCATCGCCTCCACGTCGTGCTCGAGGGCATCAGCCGCGGCTGGTCGGCGGTCAACATCCGCAAGTTCGTGCTCACCGCCACCCGGCTGCACGAGCTGGTCGAGCTCGGCACCCTGACCCCACCGGCCGCCGCGTTCCTCGACGCCTCGGTCCGGGCCGGGCTCAACATCCTGGTCGCCGGAGCGACCCAGGCGGGCAAGACCACCCTGCTCAACTGCCTGGCCGCGGCGATCCCGGGCGGCGATCGGGTGATCAGCGCGGAGGAGGTCTTCGAGCTCCGCTTCCCGCACCCGGACTGGGTGGCCATGCAGACCCGGCAGAGCGGGCTGGAGGGCACCGGTGAGATCCGGCTCCGCGACCTGGTCAAGGAGAGCCTGCGGATGCGGCCGAGCCGGATCATCGTCGGCGAGGTGCGCGCCGAGGAGTGCCTCGACCTGCTGCTGGCCCTCAACGCGGGCATCCCCGGGATGTGCACGCTGCACGCCAACTCCGCCCGGGAGGCGCTGGTCAAGATGTGCACGCTGCCCCTGCTGGCAGGCGAGAACATCTCGGCACGGTTCGTGGTGCCGACGGTCGCCGCGAGCGTCGACCTGGTGGTGCACCTGGGCATCGACCAGCACGGCGTACGACGGGTGAGCGAGATCGTGGGCGTGCCCGGCCGGGTCGAGAACGACGTGATCGAGACCGAGTCGCTCTTCGAGCGCGGTCACGGTGGCGAGCTGCGGCGGTCCGGGGGGATGCCGCCGCGGCTCGGTCACTACCAGCGGGTCGGCGTCGACATCCACGCAGTCCTCAACGGAGCCCTCTGA
- a CDS encoding type II secretion system F family protein, whose amino-acid sequence MGVLVGLGVGIGLMLVWSAFFVPRPRAARRPGAGRAATLLARAGLGHVSASAFTSLCAGCGVAAALVMEVVSQTPPVAVLFGAVGGFLPLAVVSARARRRQRDFAEVWPEAVDNLASAVRAGLSLPDALAQLAVRGPEPLRPSFDAFALDYQVTGRFGESLDRLKDRLADPVGDRVVEGLRIAREVGGGELGRLLRNLSGYLRDEARTRSEMEARQAWTVNGARLAVAAPWLVLLMMSFQGSVIRRYASPGGTLVLGFAAAACVVAYRLMMRIGRLPAERRILS is encoded by the coding sequence ATGGGGGTGCTCGTGGGGCTGGGCGTCGGCATCGGGCTGATGCTGGTGTGGTCGGCCTTCTTCGTGCCGCGACCTCGGGCTGCCCGACGGCCGGGCGCGGGGCGGGCGGCGACCCTCCTGGCCCGAGCCGGGCTGGGCCACGTCTCTGCGTCGGCGTTCACCAGCCTGTGCGCCGGTTGCGGGGTGGCTGCTGCGTTGGTGATGGAGGTGGTCTCGCAGACCCCACCGGTCGCGGTGCTGTTCGGCGCCGTGGGCGGCTTCCTCCCGTTGGCTGTCGTCTCCGCTCGGGCCCGCCGCCGACAGCGCGACTTCGCGGAGGTGTGGCCAGAGGCGGTCGACAACCTCGCCTCGGCGGTCCGTGCGGGTCTGTCCCTGCCCGATGCCCTCGCCCAGCTCGCCGTACGCGGTCCCGAGCCGTTGCGGCCGTCGTTCGACGCGTTCGCCCTCGACTACCAGGTCACCGGCCGCTTCGGCGAGTCCCTCGACCGGCTCAAGGACCGTCTCGCCGACCCGGTCGGCGACCGCGTCGTCGAGGGGCTGCGGATCGCTCGCGAGGTCGGTGGCGGCGAGCTCGGGCGGCTGCTGCGCAACCTGTCGGGCTATCTCCGCGACGAGGCCCGGACCCGGTCGGAGATGGAGGCGCGTCAGGCCTGGACGGTCAACGGCGCCCGGCTCGCGGTGGCCGCTCCCTGGCTGGTGCTGCTGATGATGAGCTTCCAGGGCAGTGTGATCCGCCGCTACGCGTCGCCGGGCGGCACGCTCGTCCTCGGCTTCGCGGCAGCCGCGTGTGTGGTGGCCTACCGGCTGATGATGCGCATCGGTCGGCTCCCCGCCGAGCGTCGGATCCTGTCGTGA
- a CDS encoding type II secretion system F family protein translates to MTPVEAGVLLGATTGTGLVLVVARLRVIHRPTLAVRVLPYLRDVPPLGRARPRDEPSTSPVAAAAGIFGPPLRSTADVVERVLGGAASVRRRLERAALDTTVHDFRIEQVLWGLVGFALVAAYCLLDALSGGGGTISSLLLCLVGFAVGVLARDTWLTSQVTARERKVMAEFPVIAELLALAVAAGESPVAALDRVVRRSGGELSRDLAVVLAAVRTGEPVASAFDGLARSSGLPLVARFAQGVAVAVERGTPLADVLHAQAADVREAGRRELIEVAARKEIFMMVPVVFLVLPVTVLVAFWPGVIGLHLTTP, encoded by the coding sequence GTGACGCCGGTGGAGGCCGGTGTCCTGCTCGGGGCGACCACCGGCACCGGGCTCGTGCTGGTCGTGGCCAGGCTCCGGGTGATCCACCGGCCGACCCTCGCAGTGCGGGTGCTGCCCTACCTGCGCGACGTCCCTCCGCTGGGGCGTGCCCGCCCGCGCGACGAGCCGTCGACTTCCCCGGTCGCCGCGGCAGCGGGGATCTTCGGCCCGCCGCTGCGGTCCACTGCCGACGTGGTCGAGCGGGTCCTCGGGGGTGCTGCGTCGGTTCGCCGTCGTCTCGAGCGCGCTGCTCTCGACACGACCGTCCACGACTTCCGGATCGAGCAGGTGCTCTGGGGGCTGGTCGGCTTCGCGCTGGTCGCGGCGTACTGCCTGCTCGACGCGCTCAGCGGTGGCGGCGGCACGATCTCCTCGCTGCTGCTGTGCCTGGTCGGCTTCGCCGTGGGGGTCCTGGCCCGCGACACCTGGCTGACCTCGCAGGTCACGGCCCGCGAGCGCAAGGTGATGGCGGAGTTCCCGGTGATCGCGGAGCTGCTGGCCCTCGCGGTCGCTGCGGGTGAGAGCCCGGTCGCGGCGCTGGACCGTGTCGTACGACGCAGCGGGGGCGAGCTGTCCCGCGACCTCGCCGTCGTGCTCGCCGCCGTGCGGACCGGGGAACCGGTCGCCTCGGCCTTCGACGGACTGGCCCGCTCGAGCGGGCTGCCGCTGGTGGCGAGGTTCGCCCAGGGTGTCGCTGTCGCAGTCGAGCGCGGCACTCCGCTGGCCGACGTGCTGCACGCGCAGGCCGCCGACGTCCGCGAGGCCGGGCGGCGCGAGCTGATCGAGGTCGCGGCCCGCAAGGAGATCTTCATGATGGTCCCGGTCGTCTTCCTGGTGCTGCCCGTGACCGTGCTCGTCGCCTTCTGGCCCGGCGTGATCGGCCTCCACCTGACCACTCCCTGA
- a CDS encoding TadE/TadG family type IV pilus assembly protein, whose product MSRRSHEQGAAVVDFVLVLVVLVPVFLGILQVSLVLFVRNTLTAAASEGARYAATLDRGPAEGAARTRSQIDGALAGRYAQGVSARETTIDGAPAVVVTVHVVVPALGLGGPAITLDVSGHAVEERP is encoded by the coding sequence GTGTCGCGACGGTCGCACGAGCAAGGAGCCGCGGTCGTCGACTTCGTGCTGGTGCTCGTCGTCCTGGTCCCGGTCTTCCTGGGGATCCTCCAGGTGTCACTCGTGCTCTTCGTCCGCAACACCCTGACCGCGGCCGCGTCCGAGGGAGCCCGGTACGCCGCGACCCTCGACCGCGGGCCGGCGGAGGGCGCCGCCCGGACCCGGTCGCAGATCGACGGCGCCCTCGCCGGTCGCTACGCGCAGGGGGTGAGCGCCCGGGAGACCACCATCGACGGTGCGCCGGCCGTGGTCGTCACGGTGCACGTGGTCGTCCCGGCCCTCGGTCTGGGCGGACCCGCGATCACGCTCGACGTGT